The genomic interval CTGCGTTTCGGGGAAGCCACTAGTAGGTGCCCAAGCCCCGACGGCGGCGCGCTTTTCCGTGCAAGAGTTCGCCACCCGAGGAGTCTTCGTTTTCTCTGCCTGAAAGATCTCTCTTCGCAAGACGCACGTCATTTGTTTGCACCGCCTGGATGATCCGCCTCAACCCTTCCAGATCGTTATTACATTTTTCCAAAGCTCGTATCAGCTGATGTCTCTTCTCCGAAATAGTACCGGTTTCCTCCAATGCCGGCCTTTTCACGGAAGTGTTCATATCCTCCAATCCCATTAACCTTGCCACCAATGAGGACGGAGTTCTAGGATTTTCAGGCGATTTCACTGCGTTAGACAGCCGGATCTCAGGCGGGATCGATGGACTTCTCGGCACGTTAATTTCGATCGACAATCCAAAATCCTGACTTCCGTTTTTGTCTTCTCTACCCGATGAAAGAGAATCCTTTTTTGGCTTGTCTTTGTCTTTTGCTGGAGAAGATGGCTCGCATTTTTCTCGTTTCCTGCCTGAAAATGTGCTTCCATTTCAAATAAACTtctaaataaattaaagaaCTCAGGGGACAGGGAGCATATGATTGTTTGGAGAAAGTCAGAATTTCTAACCAAAAGTGAGGCGTTTGCTGGATTTCTGGTATTTGGAGAAGAGCTGAAAAATGCCCGACATGCAGCCGATGGGTTTCGCATGGCGAGTTTCCTGTAATGGTGGGTCTGCGGCGAGGCGGCGGGACGAAGAGAGTGAATTCTCCCGTCTCTTCAGCATCATAGTCAGGGCGTACGTGCTGTGAGGAATTTTCTTGGGAGAAGATTAGCTGCCGATTGAGAGAGATCACTGCTGctaaaaaaatgaattaaaaaatAGCCGTTTGTTATCTATTTATTAAATACTCATtatttaaaatcttttaaaaggTTTATAATGGTAAATAGTCAGAGTTCTTTTGATTCAGACGGAAAAGTAAAATAAAAGATGTGAATGAGTAGATAGAGATTGAAGAAATAGGACATCAAATAGTCATATTtagattatattttataatatttcagAACGAATATGTTTCACATGAAAATCGATCATATGTTTCGAAAAATGACGAAAATTTTTGTCCGCTAGGACGTGTTGATGTCGCAAATCCTGCGCAAGAGGCACGATGTCCCATGCCCTTGCGTGCTAAGGCGCATTGTTTGACATGTTGGGGTGCGTCCTGACTGCATTCCGAAGTCATTTCACATTCAAATACTTCTTTGCACGATAAGTCTTCATAGAATGTTTCATTGAACTTCTTCAAGCATTAGAATGAGCTTGATTTTTCATCTCTGACCATCCTTAAGCTTGTACGATCGAGACAACACATATGTCTGCATTGTCTTCCGAGATTTAGCATGTTATACCCGACCAGATTCATATtacgaaatatatatatatatatatatatatatatatatatacactaatCGTTTCTAGATCCACCTCACATCAATAACCTTTTCTCCTACCAGCTACATGTAGTTGTAaacaaatttcttttaaaaGTAGATACTCACATTAAACTTTACTAATTCCCCTATGCATTCATTATTTAACTTACTTTTATTCCATGTGGTCATAGGCTTCTTCCACGATACCAAGTACCAACAAAGTATCGACTTtcttttttccatttttttaaattactaTTCCAAAAAGTAATGTACTcgttatatataaattatataatgtgtatataaattatataatttgtATTATCTGTGTATCGAAATATTGAGTTGCACTCATCAAAATGTCATTTAGATAGATGAATTTGATACTGCGATGGATAATTTGAACGATTATGATATTTATTATCGAAATTGTATAATTCATACGAGAGTTATTTGAAATATGTTTCAATCATGTTCATCCAGTCAAATcaaagaatttgaaatcaaaatatttataaaattcatcattttaaattCGTCAATTCAAACACAACATTAACAAACTGCTTAACAATTCTTAGAAGGATTGTATGAACACTtggatttattattattttttatattgattGCATCTCAAGAATCCATCAAAATCCACATAATAATGAAATGGActtgtaaatttttaaaaatagttttgttCGATGAGTAAATTCTATTATCTCTTTTCATTCACGTGAACATTTTCACGAGACTATCTCATTAGTCATTTTTATGAGATATATCTTCTACCGATccaattcataaaaaaatattaatttttaaataaaaaatattaattttctccGTAAGAATAGATCTAATCGATCTATCTCAAgaatataaattcataaaactATATCAAATTacactttttcttttatttattatttatttatctgcTAGATGAGTTCATCAAATCAGTGACAAATTAGGTGTTAATTCAGATAAGAGTTGTTTTACATTGTTCATGGGATCTTGTGCAAGCGCAAGTGCATTATGCTAATATAAATTTAGGAGAAATTTGTAAATTAATCTTAGTCaattatttttcaagaaaataattttcttaaaaaaataattaacaacattaaaaaaatctataaacatgtgagtatatatatatatgtattttatagACAAATCAcccatattatatatttatttgtaattaaaatacaattttaaaatattttaactttatttgaataattttaattttaataatttaattaattgtccGAAGCTTGTCGTTTCATTAGGTAATTTGGACACGCAAATTAAAGACCAAGACAATGTAAAAGTCATCTACGTGAGACGTGTTCTTTCTGTGTACATTTATTTTAAGACAAATTACTATATGCCCCTCAATCGTACTCAAATGGCAAAATTTCCCTCAATTATATAACTTCAGAGATAGAGGGGCAAAATGTAATAACCTTCATACAAGTTTAGCTGATAAACAACGCTGACTTTTTACTAAAAATAACTTCACACACTGCCCGTTGTCCTCTTTTCGAGAAGCATCATCTCTCATTTCTTCGATTGCAATCCTACAAATCtgttgaatttattcaagagaTTGCGTGCAGAAAAGATGGCGGATCAGTTGACGGATGAACAGATCTCCGAGTTCAAGGAGGCTTTCAGCCTTTTCGACAAGGATGGCGATGGTTCGGTCTTTCTATttctatcatttttttttattgcgcGTGTGATTTCGTGTATTCGAGCACttgtttttctcttcttttttttcctgCGAGCTGTTCGTGTCCTGAGTTTATTCTTTTGTTCTGTTTCTGTTTCAGTTTCAGATCtcattaatttttgttttatttattttttgtaaattttgatGTGCCATGTTTTAATATTTCCGCAGATTTGTGTCAATTGCTTAAATTTCGGGAGTGACAATTTTTTCGACGCTTTTAGGAAGGTTTTCTAGTATATTATATGCAATTGGTGGAATCGGTTAGTGTCCCGAATACTCGAATGAGAACTTTCTTACTTTGAGATTAATCTGTGATATATTATATTGCGACTTTATCGAACCCCAAGGAATTGAAGCTTGTACTCTAttcttttcctttctttttttttttttttgagactTTTAGACATGTGGTATGATTGATGCTTTTATATGTGGAATTCTGTGGTGTTTATTGAAGCAGCCTGAGCATAGCATCAAACTCTAATACTTTGTGAGTGAGTGTGGACTTCTGAAATAGGTTGAGCTCAGGTCAAACTAAACATGGCTGCTGCATCCAAATTTACCAGCCGATACGCAAGCAAAGATTTGGGGATGAATGGCAAACCGCTGGGATACCGTGACTTAGAAAACTATTATGCTTAGCTACAGTATACACAGTTCTATACAGAACAAAAAACTTGAAATTAAAATTGCTCGAAGCTCGTGTTTACTCTCTTTGGAAGTAGCTTTAGACTTTATAGGAGAATGGGTGTCCTCGCCTTTGGTTCAGAATGATAGGTTTTGGTTGGGATCTGATATTTATAGAAGAAATGAAGAGATGTAGGAAGATTAAATGGTTGTGCATGTTTAACTTCTAGTTTCTGCAAAAATGTACTAGTACCATTTTTTCACTTGCTGATGGATATGTTTACATAAGCCTGTAAAAGTATTTGGTATATGTTCATCAAATATCCGACACGAAATGACACGGGTTTGTTTGTTGCCACTTTTACTAGTACCTGGAATGATAGCCTTATTTCATTGTTATTGGAGTTTTCATCTATCCTCCATTTACACTTGGGACCATATCCTGGAATTTAATATATCCATTATCCATAACTGGATTTTCTTTCTTGTAATAACTGGATTTAGGTAATGTGGATTTAATGTGCAATCGGTTCCATAGTATATGGTAGTAAGAATGTTGTTACTGCCTTCAGCATTGCAAGTGTCTGTGTTTTTGTTGTATAGGTTGCATCACGACAAAGGAGCTTGGTACCGTGATGAGATCCCTGGGCCAGAATCCTACGGAGGCTGAGCTTCAAGACATGATAAACGAGGTGGATGCTGACGGCAACGGAACCATCGACTTCCCAGAGTTCTTGAATCTCATGGCTAGGAAGATGAAGGACACTGATTCTGAGGAGGAGCTTAAAGAAGCGTTCCGTGTTTTTGACAAGGATCAGAATGGTTTCATCTCTGCTGCTGAGCTCCGTCATGTGATGACGAACCTCGGTGAGAAGCTGACCGATGAGGAGGTCGATGAGATGATCCGGGAGGCAGATGTCGATGGCGATGGCCAAATTAATTATGAAGAATTCGTGAAAATTATGATGGCCAAGTGATGTTCTCATCCCTACTACTAGTGGAATCTTCCTTTATCTCGTGTAATGTGTCACTCGACTCTTGTTTGCAGAAATTTTAGTTCTTATTTTGGATTTTAACACATTTGCTCTGTTTACGAGACATGTTTTGGtatgaattaaattaaatattagtttATGATCGACATTTTCATTGACAATCAAATTGTTTATTTGTTgtatttaatgataaaatatttcataaaattcaaattttatctaataatattttatttgtatggAAAAATCCTATAAAAATCGTGGAAGATTGGTAGAAAGCAACTACCTTCTTGACGGGGCAAGTTTAATTCCTCCAAACATCCAATCCAAAAAGGAATTTTATAGTCCAAGTCAATAGCGTAGTCTACTATAAATTCATACTTCTAAAATATACACATACATTAtatgtgttattattatttttaatttgatcaaataatattaaataattaacacgAAATTATTTTCGATTTAGAAAAGTTCGATTTAAAAAAGaagttttattttgattttttttttctatttaaaatatagagtgacttgaaaatattttaagtatgGTAAGAAAAGTAATTATGgatttaaatattttggtgtcctCAAAGATAGTTATTCTAAGGCCTTCacacttaatataatagtatataGTATATATAATAACGATGTAGACAAATAATAGTCTTTTTATAAAAGCTAATTTTGCAAATATACTTAgcacaaaaaaaatataatgaaaATGAGAACTTTCCTTATCTAAActattttgatttgagtagggacggtctcacgaatctttatatgtgagacggatcaaccctaccgatactcacaataaaaaataatatttttagcataaaaagtaataatttttcatgaatgacccaattaagactgtctcataaaatacgacccgtgagatcgttctacacaagtt from Primulina eburnea isolate SZY01 chromosome 17, ASM2296580v1, whole genome shotgun sequence carries:
- the LOC140818818 gene encoding uncharacterized protein, which gives rise to MMLKRRENSLSSSRRLAADPPLQETRHAKPIGCMSGIFQLFSKYQKSSKRLTFGRKREKCEPSSPAKDKDKPKKDSLSSGREDKNGSQDFGLSIEINVPRSPSIPPEIRLSNAVKSPENPRTPSSLVARLMGLEDMNTSVKRPALEETGTISEKRHQLIRALEKCNNDLEGLRRIIQAVQTNDVRLAKRDLSGRENEDSSGGELLHGKARRRRGLGTY
- the LOC140818578 gene encoding calmodulin — translated: MADQLTDEQISEFKEAFSLFDKDGDGCITTKELGTVMRSLGQNPTEAELQDMINEVDADGNGTIDFPEFLNLMARKMKDTDSEEELKEAFRVFDKDQNGFISAAELRHVMTNLGEKLTDEEVDEMIREADVDGDGQINYEEFVKIMMAK